The Pseudonocardia sp. HH130630-07 DNA window GCGGTGCAGGCCGTCGACACCCCCCAGGGTGAAAAGGACGATCAGGAGGATGAGGGCCTTCGTCACCAGACCGGCGAATGAGGCCAGCATCACATGGCCCGGCTCGAGCCGGGTGGTCCGCAGCATCACGACCGGGGTGAGCAGCGCGGACCCGGTGGCGAGCACCCCGCCGAGCGCGGCGCCGTAGAGGCCCGGCAGTCCCACCACAACGGCCGCGACGACCACGCACACCAGGGAGACGGCGACACCGACCAGGGCGGCCGCGCGGGCCATCGCGGCGGACATCCGGCGGACCACCTGCGCCTGCCCGAGGGCGAGACCGCCCCGGTCCCCCAGCACCCACCGGCCCCGTCGCCCCACGATGCGCCCGCCCTTCCGATCCCGCGTCGACCGCCCCGTCCGCCGGAGCCGGTTCCCGGACACGGTAACTCCGGTGCGGGCGAGCCCTGCCGAGCAGGGCGTACGCACCGGCGACCGGTGCCCCGCCGTCCCGGTCCGGCCGGGACCCGCGTCCGGCTCCGGTTCCCGCCGGACTGGCGTCGGTGCCCGGCCTGCCGCATCCCCGCGGCACGCCCGCACCGCCGGTCGTCGTGTCGCGTCCCGCGCGCCGGGTGCGGCACGCCGGGGAGGGGCGCACGGACCGGTCAGGGGTGCGCCGGGCCGCCGTCCTGCGGGCGACGGTGCGCGCGGGTGGGGACCGTCGGTTGCTCGGTGACGTCCCGCAGGCCGGGGGCCGGGGGGCCCGCCGGCATCCGGGGCCGGCGCGGGTCGGCGGGCCGGGAGCGGGAGCCGGGGGGCTCGGGCGGGCCGTCCGCACCGGGTGCCGACGACCGCGGCCCGGCCGGACCGGGCTCGGACGAGATCCCCGGGACCGGTGCCGTGGCGGGCCGGATCGCGCCCGGCACCGTCCGGGCCGGTCCCGGGTGCCCCGGCACGTGGCCTCCGGCGGACGGGTCCCCGATCGGCGGGGGCGTACCCGGCAGGGGTCCGGCCGACGGGGCCGGCGGGGCCGACGAGGCCGTACCGGCGGGCAGGCCCGGACCGGGCGCGGTCCCGGCCCGCGGGCCCGGCGCGCCGGGCGGCGGGCCCGGTGCGGTACCCGCCGGGCCCGGGCCGGTGTCGCCGGGCGTCCCGACCACCTCGCCCGCGGTCGGCACCGCGTCACCCGGGGCGGGCGCACCGCCGGTGGCCCGCGCCAGCGCGGCCGCGGCACGCTTGCGCGACCGGTGCGGCACGGTCGAGGCCACGAACACCACCAGCAGCGCGACCCCGGTGGCCGAGAGCACCAGCCCGGTCCGCGGCACCAGCGCCAGCGCGACCGCGCCGAACGCGATCACCGCGACCCAGAGGTAGACCAGCAGCACCGCCCGCCGCTGGCTGTGACCGACCTGCAGCAACCGGTGGTGCAGGTGCATCTTGTCCGGGCTGAACGGGCTGGTGCCGGCCCGGGTCCGGCGCACCACGGCGAGCAGCAGGTCGAGCACCGGGATGAAGACGATGCCGACGAGCACGAACAGCGGGGCGATCAGCGCGAGGTAGTCGGTGGCGCCGGTGCCCTCGTCCGGGAGGATGCGGCCCGACGCGCTGGTGACCGCGGCGGACAGCATCACCCCGATCATCATCGACCCGGTGTCGCCCATGAAGATCCGGGCCGGGTTGAAGTTGTGCGGCAGGAACCCCAGACAGGCCCCGGCCACGACGACCGCCATCAGCGCCGGGGTGAACGCCGCGGGATCGTTGCCGTTGTCGCTGATCAGGCCGATGCAGAAGACCGCCGTCGCCAAGGTGGTGAGCAGGCCGATCCCGGCGGCGAGACCGTCCAGGCCATCCACGAAGTTCATCGCGTTGACCAGGCCGACGGTCAGCAGCACGGTGAACAGGACCGACTGGCTCTGCCCGAGGATCAGCGTCGAGCCGGAGATCCCGACCCCGCCGCCGCCGAGCGGGATCCAGATCGCGAACCACTGCACGCCGTAGAGCACCAGCAGACCACCCGCCGTCACCTGGGCGGCGAACTTGGTGATCGCGTCGAGGTCGTAGCGGTCGTCGAGCATGCCGACCACGACGATCAGCGCGGTCGCCGCGACGACCCCGATGACCTCGGTGCTCTGCTCGAAGTAGGCCAGCCGCAGCGCGGGCAGCTGCAGCGACAGCAGCAGGCCCCCGAGCACCCCGCCGAACATGGCGAGGCCGCCCCACCGCGGGGTCGGGGTGACGTGCACGTCCCGCCCCCGCGGCCAGGCCACGGCGCCCGCCTTCAGCGCCAGCATCCGGACCGGACCGGTGAGCAGCAGCGTCACCACGGCCGAGACCAGCCCGACGAGCAGGAACTCCCGGATCGGGAGTCCGTAGGTCAGCTGGTCCACCGGCACGTCGGGTGCGCCTCTCCGGTCCGACTCGGGGTTTAAGGTCACCCCCGAGGGTAGGCCGGTGCCTTCCGGACGAGCGCGCCGACCGCCTCGGCGACCGCGGACAGCTCCGCGTCACCGGCCGTCGTGTCGTGCTCGGCGCGGACCGCGCGGGCCAGCAGCGAGCCGACCTCGGTCATGTCCGCCTCGGTCATCCCCTGGGTGGTGATGCTCGGCGAGCCGACCCGGATGCCGGAGGGCTTCATCGGCGGCGCCGGGTCGTACGGGATCGCGTTCTTGTTCAGCGTGATGCCGGCCCGGTCGCAGCGGGTCTCGGCCTCGGACCCGGTGACCCCGATCGGCCGCAGGTCCAGCAGCGCGAGGTGGGTGTCGGTACCGCCGGACACGGCGCGCATGCCCTCGCTCTCCAGGCTCGCCGCCAGCGCCTGCGCGTTCGCGACGACCTGGCGGGCGTAGGCCCGGTACTCCGGCTGCGCCGCCTCCCGCATCGCGACGGCCTTCGCCGCGACGGCGTGCATGAGCGGGCCGCCCTGGGAGAACGGGAAGACGGCCTTGTCGATGGCCTTGGCGTGCTCGGCGCGGCAGAGCACCATGCCGCCGCGCGGGCCGCGCAGGACCTTGTGCGTGGTGGCGGTGACGACGTCGGCGTAGGGCACCGGCGACGGGATCGCCTGCCCGGCCACCAGGCCGATGAAGTGCGCGGCGTCGACCATGAGCTTGGCGCCGACCTCGTCGGCGATCTCCCGGAACACCGCGAAGTCGATCAGGCGCGGGTACGCCGTCGCCCCGGCGATGATGATCTTCGGCTGGTGCTGCTTGGCCAGGTCGCGGACCTGGTCGTAGTCGATGACCTCGGAGTCCTCACGGACCGTGTAGGAGACCGCGTCGAACCACAGGCCGGAGAAGTTGACCTTGCTGCCGTGGGTGAGGTGCCCACCCTGCTTGAGGTCCATCGCCAGCACGGTGTCACCGGGCTTGGCGAACGCGGCGTAGGCGGCGAGGTTCGCGCTCGCACCGGAGTGCGGCTGCAGGTTGACGTGCTCGGCGCCGAACAGCTCCCCGGCCCGGGCGTTGCCGATGTTCTCGGCCTCGTCGACCACACCGCACCCGCCGTAGTAGCGGCGGCCGGGGTAGCCCTCGGCGTACTTGTTCGACAGCGTGGACCCGAGCGCCGCGAGGACGGCCGGGCTGGTCAGGTTCTCGCTCGCGATCAGCTGGAGCCCGCCGCGCAGGCGCTCCAGCTCGTCCAGCACGACTCCCGCGATCT harbors:
- the glyA gene encoding serine hydroxymethyltransferase is translated as MSEQTFWGPDFSALQHQDPEIAGVVLDELERLRGGLQLIASENLTSPAVLAALGSTLSNKYAEGYPGRRYYGGCGVVDEAENIGNARAGELFGAEHVNLQPHSGASANLAAYAAFAKPGDTVLAMDLKQGGHLTHGSKVNFSGLWFDAVSYTVREDSEVIDYDQVRDLAKQHQPKIIIAGATAYPRLIDFAVFREIADEVGAKLMVDAAHFIGLVAGQAIPSPVPYADVVTATTHKVLRGPRGGMVLCRAEHAKAIDKAVFPFSQGGPLMHAVAAKAVAMREAAQPEYRAYARQVVANAQALAASLESEGMRAVSGGTDTHLALLDLRPIGVTGSEAETRCDRAGITLNKNAIPYDPAPPMKPSGIRVGSPSITTQGMTEADMTEVGSLLARAVRAEHDTTAGDAELSAVAEAVGALVRKAPAYPRG
- a CDS encoding glycosyltransferase family 4 protein, whose product is MPVDQLTYGLPIREFLLVGLVSAVVTLLLTGPVRMLALKAGAVAWPRGRDVHVTPTPRWGGLAMFGGVLGGLLLSLQLPALRLAYFEQSTEVIGVVAATALIVVVGMLDDRYDLDAITKFAAQVTAGGLLVLYGVQWFAIWIPLGGGGVGISGSTLILGQSQSVLFTVLLTVGLVNAMNFVDGLDGLAAGIGLLTTLATAVFCIGLISDNGNDPAAFTPALMAVVVAGACLGFLPHNFNPARIFMGDTGSMMIGVMLSAAVTSASGRILPDEGTGATDYLALIAPLFVLVGIVFIPVLDLLLAVVRRTRAGTSPFSPDKMHLHHRLLQVGHSQRRAVLLVYLWVAVIAFGAVALALVPRTGLVLSATGVALLVVFVASTVPHRSRKRAAAALARATGGAPAPGDAVPTAGEVVGTPGDTGPGPAGTAPGPPPGAPGPRAGTAPGPGLPAGTASSAPPAPSAGPLPGTPPPIGDPSAGGHVPGHPGPARTVPGAIRPATAPVPGISSEPGPAGPRSSAPGADGPPEPPGSRSRPADPRRPRMPAGPPAPGLRDVTEQPTVPTRAHRRPQDGGPAHP